The Chionomys nivalis chromosome 20, mChiNiv1.1, whole genome shotgun sequence genome includes a region encoding these proteins:
- the Dkk4 gene encoding dickkopf-related protein 4 — translation MVLVALLGLSWFCSPLGALVLDFNNIKSSTDVQGTGKGSQCASDKDCSIGKFCFMLHDDRSLCATCRRARRRCQRSAMCCPGTVCVNDVCTAVEDTRPVMGRNTDDQDGSYAEGTAKRPTEENRPQGKPSVKKSQSSKGQEGESCLRTSDCDPGLCCARHFWTKICKPVLLEGQVCSRRGQKDTAQAPEIFQRCDCGPGLVCRSQVTGNRQQTRLRVCQRI, via the exons ATGGTACTGGTGGCCTTGCTTGGACTCAGCTGGTTCTGTTCACCCCTGGGAGCGCTGGTTCTGGATTTCAACAACATCAAGAGCTCTACTGACGTGCAAGGCACTGGGAAG GGCTCACAGTGTGCATCAGACAAGGACTGCAGCATAGGAAAATTCTGCTTCATGCTGCATGACGATAGGTCGCTCTGTGCCACGTGCCGCAGAGCTCGGAGGAGGTGCCAGAGGAGCGCCATGTGCTGCCCGGGAACTGTCTGTGTGAACG ATGTTTGCACTGCTGTGGAAGACACAAGGCCAGTAATGGgcagaaacactgatgaccaaGATGGCTCCTATGCAGAAGGAACCGCCAAACGGCCCACAGAGGAAAACAGACCTCAGGGGAAGCCCAGTGTTAAGAAATCACAGAGCAGTAAGG GGCAGGAGGGAGAAAGCTGTCTGAGAACTTCCGACTGTGACCCTGGACTTTGCTGTGCTCGCCATTTTTGGACAAAAATTTGCAAGCCGGTTCTACTAGAGGGACAAGTCTGCTccaggagagggcagaaggacaCTGCCCAAGCCCCAGAAATCTTCCAGCGCTGCGACTGCGGTCCTGGACTAGTGTGTCGAAGTCAGGTGACTGGAAACCGGCAACAGACACGGCTAAGAGTATGCCAGAGAATATGA